The following coding sequences are from one Gossypium hirsutum isolate 1008001.06 chromosome A12, Gossypium_hirsutum_v2.1, whole genome shotgun sequence window:
- the LOC107926562 gene encoding E3 ubiquitin-protein ligase RNF5 encodes MASGFGESTSMPPPSPSCSSSNNANDAGDFECNICFELAQDPIVTLCGHLFCWPCLYRWLHHHSHSQECPVCKALIQEEKLVPLYGRGKNKTDPRSKSYPGMEIPNRPAGQRPATAPPPPPETNQFANYGFGLMGSFVPMATARIGNFTMGFGGLLPSLFNIHFHGFPDATVYGTTSGFPYGFNTFHGGVAHGFPQPTTRGQQADNVLKNLLLLIGVFVVLALLYW; translated from the coding sequence ATGGCGAGTGGTTTTGGTGAATCAACAAGCATGCCTCCCCCAAGTCCATCTTGCTCGAGCAGTAATAATGCTAACGATGCTGGTGATTTTGAATGCAATATTTGCTTTGAATTGGCTCAAGATCCAATCGTCACACTTTGTGGTCATCTCTTCTGCTGGCCATGTCTCTACAGATGGTTGCACCATCACTCGCATTCTCAAGAATGTCCGGTTTGCAAGGCCCTAATACAAGAGGAAAAACTTGTTCCCCTTTATGGCAGGGGCAAAAACAAGACTGACCCGCGCTCTAAATCGTATCCGGGCATGGAAATCCCAAACCGCCCAGCTGGGCAAAGGCCGGCTACTGCTCCTCCTCCACCCCCGGAAACAAATCAGTTTGCAAATTATGGGTTTGGATTGATGGGCAGTTTTGTTCCGATGGCAACAGCAAGGATCGGTAACTTCACCATGGGTTTTGGAGGCCTATTGCCATCCTTgtttaatattcattttcatggATTTCCAGATGCTACCGTGTATGGAACAACTTCAGGGTTTCCTTATGGGTTCAATACATTTCACGGTGGTGTTGCTCATGGGTTTCCCCAGCCGACGACACGAGGGCAGCAGGCAGATAATGTTTTGAAGAATCTTCTGTTGTTGATTGGGGTGTTTGTTGTCCTCGCTTTGCTTTATTGGTGA